The genomic stretch ATATTTATAGATTGCAGCCGAGTTACAGCAAGAGGCTAAAATTGGAGCGCAATCATTTTTAATTTCCAGGAATTGACGGATTTGTTCATCATTCAGCGGATGCTCAGCATCGGCATTGGCAAAATGCATGGCAAGCACGCAAGTAAAGCCTTCAGCTTTTAGGGTATGAATTACGTCTTTGATCGCTTCAATCTTAAAACCTAGGCGGTTCATGCCGCTGTTCAGTTTGACCCAGACTTTAAGTTCTTTGGCGATATAGGCATCTTTATGAGCCAGTAACCAGTCGACTTGAGCCTGATGATGTACCACAACTTCAATATTCTGATCGATTACAAGCTGCATTTCATCGGCTGAAAAAATACCTTCGATGAGCGTAATCGGCTGTAGATAGCCCAATTCACGAATTTCCAAGGCTTCTTGCAGACAGGCGACACCAAAGGCATCGGTTTCGCTTAAGGCTGCTAAGCAGTCTTTAACTCCGTGTCCATAAGCATTGGCTTTCACCATGCTGACGATTTTCGCGGTTGGGGCAAGTTGTTTGACACGGTTTAAATTATATTGCAGCGCAGCGCTGTCAATATAAACTGTAGCTTGACGCACCCTAAATTACTCCTAGAGGGACGATGGAAATGTGATGAGAAGAGACTGATTACTCTTCGTCATCATACTGAGCATAGAACTCAGGCGAGAGATTACTAAAGCGGGTATATTGACCTTCGAATGCCAGACGCACGGTACCAATCGGGCCGTTACGCTGTTTACCGATAATGATTTCGGCGGTGCCAGCTTCCTTGGACTCCTTGTTATAAACCTCATCACGGTAAATAAACATGATCAAGTCGGCATCCTGCTCAATCGCACCGGATTCACGCAAGTCGGACATCACCGGACGTTTGTTTGGACGGTTTTCCAGCGATCGGTTGAGCTGTGACAGGGCAATTACCGGACATTGCATTTCCTTCGCTAAAGCTTTTAAGCTTCGGGAGATTTCCGAGATCTCGCCGACACGGTTATCGCCCATACCGGGTACTTTCATCAGCTGCAAGTAATCGACCATGATACAGCCCAGCTTTCCGCCATGCATTTTGGCAATACGACGCGCACGGGCACGTAATTCTGTTGGTGGTAGCGCAGAAGAATCATCGATATACAGATTTTTTTCTTGTAAATGCACAATGGTACTGGTGACTTTTGACCATTCATCACTGTCCATTTTACCAGAACGTAAATGTCCCTGATGCACGCGACCAAATGATGAAATCAAACGCATGGCGATGGAGTCGGCTGGCATCTCCATCGAATAGACCAGAGCAGGCAGGTTATTATTGAATAAAACACTTTCGACCAGATTCATGGCAAAGGTGGTTTTACCCATGGAAGGACGCGCTGCGACAATAATCAGGTCACCGGATTGCATGCCGGAAGTTTTGTTATCCAGTTCCACAAAACCAGTAGTTAAACCGGTAATGCTACCTTCCATTTGCGACAGTTCATTTAATTTGTCGAATACGTCCGCGACCACCGAGTTGATCGGCTTAGGCCCTTGCGCTTTGGCATTGTTATTATGCTGTTCGGCAATCGAGAAAATATTGGTCTCAGCCAGATCCAGAATTTCACTGACAGTACGGCCTTTGGTGTCATAGGCATTTTGTAAAATTTCAGAGCTGACTTTAATCATACTACGCAGGGTAGAGAATTCTTTAATTTTGCCTGCATAAGTTTCCAGGTTATAGAAACTCGATGGCGAATCTGCCATTAACTGCATCAGATATTCTTCGCCACCAATTGCATCGAGCAAGTTTTGTTTGATGAGCCAGTCATGCACCAGAACCGCATCATAAGGCGAGTTTTCTTTAGAGAGCTGTTCAATGGCGCGGAAAATATATTTGTGTCGGGTGGCATAAAAATCATTTTCGGTCAGCACATCACCGACCTGCTCAAAAGATTCAGCCACAGTCATAAGGGCAGCAAGTACAGCCTGTTCAATTGCTAAATTGTGAGGTGGAGTACGGAACTCCTTGAGATTGCTATTTTCAGTAACAATTTCCGGTTTAGCAGTAGCTACCTTTTTGCTGGCATTCGCCTGTGACATATAAATCCCTGATTTTAAATACAATGGTTAAATATCGTCGGAGATGAATAGCGTTTATTCACTACGAGATGAAATGATACGCGCTCTGATCAAAAATGCGAAGTGCAATTTTTTGTAAACACGAATAATAAAATGAATTTGACAGTGTTGGCTAGATTATATTTTTTAGAGATAAAAAAAGAGCATGCTTTCGCATGCTCTTTTTGAGGCGAGAAATTACTCAGCTACGATAGTAACTAGAACTTCTGCAGTAACATCATGGTGCAATTGGATTGCGATGTTAAATTCGCCAGTGTGACGAAGCGCGCCATTTGGAAGACGTACTTCAGCACGGTCTACTTCTAGACCAGCATTTGTCAACGCGTCAGCGATGTCACGAGTACCGATAGAACCAAATAGTTTACCTTCATCACCAGCTTTCGCAGTGATAACGATGTTCACTTCGTTCAATTGGTCAGCACGTGCTTGAGCAGCAGCCAAGATAGCAGCTTCTTCTTTCTCAAGTTCAGCACGACGAGCTTCAAAAGCAGCAGTGTTTGCTTCAGTTGCAGCAACAGCCTTACCTTGAGGGATAAGGAAGTTACGGCCGTAACCAGCTTTAACTGAAACTTTATCGCCTAGTTTACCTAGGTTTTTAATGCGTTGTAATAAGATAATATCCACAGCTCAACCTCACTTATGATTGTCAGTGTAAGGGATCAAAGACAAGTAGCGAGCTTGTTTGATAGCTAACGCTAATTGACGTTGGTAACGAGCTTTAGTACCTGTAATACGGCTAGGAACAATCTTGCCGTTTTCAGTGATGTACTGTTTTAAAGTGTCGATATCTTTGTAGTCGATGTACGTAACGTTCTCAGCTGTAAAGCGGCAGAACTTGCGACGACGGTAAAAACGTGCCATGTTATGTTCTCCTTAAGCTTCAGCAGAGTCTTGAGCGTGTTGTGCTTCTTCACGTTGAGCTTTACGCGCACGTTTTTCTTCAGCACTCTTCGCCAATAGTGACTCTTCAGTGATAGCGTTTTCACGACGGATGATAAGGCTACGAATGATTGCGTCGTTATAACGGAACAATTCTTCAAGCTCATCAAGAGTAGTTTGACCACACTCAACATTCATAAGAATGTAGTGAGCTTTGTGGATCTTGTTGATTGGGTAAGCCAATTGACGACGGCCCCAGTCTTCAAGACGGTGGATTTGACCTTCAGCTTCTTTGATGTGAGTTAGGTAGCGTTCTACCATACCAACTACTTGATCGCTTTGATCAGGGTGTACTAAAAGTACGATTTCGTAATGACGCATTGTCAGCTCCTTACGGTTTGGACAGCCCCAATTTAAGTAAATTGAAGCAAGGAGTCACAACCAAAGTTGTGTCGCAGTGTTTGCGAAGGGGGAATTGTAGTGATCTTTAGGGATAATTTCAACCAAATAAGACATTTTTGCGAAATTATATCTATAGTCAGATCTTTTAATAGAAAACCACATTAACTTTAAAACAGCAGGGTTCGACTGCTTAAATTCAGCAAATGTACTATTGAGAATATCAAGTGGCTTTCTCTAACTTAAAATCTGCATACACATTATCAATGTCAGGCTAAAACCAAAAAACGGTAAATTTATCAGAGATAAGAAAAGAGAGGGAGGTTCTAAAGCAGAGATTTTGATTCTACTCTACAGATACTTGGAATGGGGGATAGGAAAATCAAAATAAAAAAAGATAGAGACTAACTCTATCTTTTTAAAAAAACACAATCTGTGTAGATGGCGCAGTTGAGGTAAAGCTAAAGATAATACTGATGACAGTAATCAGGATCACCGAGAACAAGAAATATTTCTTTGCCCAAAGTTGATCATTTTCAGCTTTAAATCCAATGACACCGATATATAACCAGTAAATGCACAGTAAGTTTAAAATCACTGCATAGAACCAGTTGGCATAACCAAAGACAAATAACGCATTCATGGTCAGCGTGAATAACACCACATAAACCAGTGATTCAATCTTGGTACGATGAATCGAACGCGCTACAGGCAAAATCGGAATGCCTGCATTTTTGTAATCATCAAAGCGGTAAATCGCAATCGCCCATGAGTGAGGCATTTGCCATAGCGCATAACCTAAAAAGATCAGTAACGCACCGAGGTCAAATTGATTGGCTACTGCGGTATAACCAATGACAGGCGGAGCTGCACCAGAAATACTGCCTACAACAGTTTGATGAATTGTGGTTCGTTTTGTCCATAGGCTGTAGAAACCAACATATACGACAAAACCAATCACCGCGA from Acinetobacter lwoffii encodes the following:
- the alr gene encoding alanine racemase — translated: MRQATVYIDSAALQYNLNRVKQLAPTAKIVSMVKANAYGHGVKDCLAALSETDAFGVACLQEALEIRELGYLQPITLIEGIFSADEMQLVIDQNIEVVVHHQAQVDWLLAHKDAYIAKELKVWVKLNSGMNRLGFKIEAIKDVIHTLKAEGFTCVLAMHFANADAEHPLNDEQIRQFLEIKNDCAPILASCCNSAAIYKYPELHFDYVRPGIMLYGATPFSDRDVHDLDLKPVMTFTAEIIALNEIQAGEHVGYGSTFTADQDITLAIVSIGYGDGYPRAFLKQNYVAINDQQTRVIGRVAMDMIAIDVTGLEVQLGTEVELWGKTRLVDDVAEANGTIGYELLCRLSNRPLRQVV
- the dnaB gene encoding replicative DNA helicase: MSQANASKKVATAKPEIVTENSNLKEFRTPPHNLAIEQAVLAALMTVAESFEQVGDVLTENDFYATRHKYIFRAIEQLSKENSPYDAVLVHDWLIKQNLLDAIGGEEYLMQLMADSPSSFYNLETYAGKIKEFSTLRSMIKVSSEILQNAYDTKGRTVSEILDLAETNIFSIAEQHNNNAKAQGPKPINSVVADVFDKLNELSQMEGSITGLTTGFVELDNKTSGMQSGDLIIVAARPSMGKTTFAMNLVESVLFNNNLPALVYSMEMPADSIAMRLISSFGRVHQGHLRSGKMDSDEWSKVTSTIVHLQEKNLYIDDSSALPPTELRARARRIAKMHGGKLGCIMVDYLQLMKVPGMGDNRVGEISEISRSLKALAKEMQCPVIALSQLNRSLENRPNKRPVMSDLRESGAIEQDADLIMFIYRDEVYNKESKEAGTAEIIIGKQRNGPIGTVRLAFEGQYTRFSNLSPEFYAQYDDEE
- the rplI gene encoding 50S ribosomal protein L9, yielding MDIILLQRIKNLGKLGDKVSVKAGYGRNFLIPQGKAVAATEANTAAFEARRAELEKEEAAILAAAQARADQLNEVNIVITAKAGDEGKLFGSIGTRDIADALTNAGLEVDRAEVRLPNGALRHTGEFNIAIQLHHDVTAEVLVTIVAE
- the rpsR gene encoding 30S ribosomal protein S18 gives rise to the protein MARFYRRRKFCRFTAENVTYIDYKDIDTLKQYITENGKIVPSRITGTKARYQRQLALAIKQARYLSLIPYTDNHK
- the rpsF gene encoding 30S ribosomal protein S6 encodes the protein MRHYEIVLLVHPDQSDQVVGMVERYLTHIKEAEGQIHRLEDWGRRQLAYPINKIHKAHYILMNVECGQTTLDELEELFRYNDAIIRSLIIRRENAITEESLLAKSAEEKRARKAQREEAQHAQDSAEA
- the cyoE gene encoding heme o synthase, encoding MLKKYLFLTKPGILFGNFVTTLGGYFVATQGSVDFLLLLITLLGTTLVVASGCVVNNVIDQDIDQKMQRTQNRALVTKTISEPVALAFALVLGIVGFSLLWFWVNAYSFLFAVIGFVVYVGFYSLWTKRTTIHQTVVGSISGAAPPVIGYTAVANQFDLGALLIFLGYALWQMPHSWAIAIYRFDDYKNAGIPILPVARSIHRTKIESLVYVVLFTLTMNALFVFGYANWFYAVILNLLCIYWLYIGVIGFKAENDQLWAKKYFLFSVILITVISIIFSFTSTAPSTQIVFF